In a single window of the Acipenser ruthenus chromosome 20, fAciRut3.2 maternal haplotype, whole genome shotgun sequence genome:
- the LOC131698909 gene encoding C-C motif chemokine 22-like: protein MISYMTLLLAILMLALCLQTANSQPHSLTLSSCCNNLMKVRPKKAKIERFYHPRGCTRNDVVFVTKRGLQFCADPKEDWVKNIIKNLSK from the exons ATGATCTCCTACATGACTCTACTACTGGCTATCCTGATGCTGGCTCTCTGTCTCCAAACAGCAAACTCGCAAC cTCATTCTTTGACACTTTCGAGTTGTTGCAACAACTTGATGAAAGTGAGGCCGAAAAAGGCCAAAATTGAAAGATTTTATCATCCACGTGGCTGCACCAGAAATGATGTTGT GTTTGTGACAAAACGTGGTTTGCAGTTCTGTGCTGACCCCAAAGAAGATTGGgtgaaaaatataattaaaaacctGTCAAAGTAA